NNNNNNNNNNNNNNNNNNNNNNNNNNNNNNNNNNNNNNNNNNNNNNNNNNNNNNNNNNNNNNNNNNNNNNNNNNNNNNNNNNNNNNNNNNNNNNNNNNNNNNNNNNNNNNNNNNNNNNNNNNNNNNNNNNNNNNNNNNNNNNNNNNNNNNNNNNNNNNNNNNNNNNNNNNNNNNNNNNNNNNNNNNNNNNNNNNNNNNNNNNNNNNNNNNNNNNNNNNNNNNNNNNNNNNNNNNNNNNNNNNNNNNNNNNNNNNNNNNNGGGGGGGATCAATAACAGTTCACAGAAGAGACCAAATAGTGTTTTCCTGTATATTTTCAAGAATCCACAGTTATCCATACAGGCACTCTGTTCCATTTTCAACAGCAGATAGACGTACAACTAATGCTAGAATGCACAAAAGTTGTTcattttttctataaagttagtAGTATGGATCCTCCTACTACTTCAGCGAATGGAACCTTACCAAAATGGACCCCAGGAACAAAAAGGTGGATTTAGAACAATGTTGACGTACAATCAAGAAAAATCAATATGGTCATTTGTGCAGTCACTTTACACAAAAAGGTGGATTTAGAACTGTGCAAAACCAAGACAACAGGAATACTGAAGATTGAATTTAATAGCACACATATATGCATCACAGAGGATTTCGTGAGGTTTAAAACTGCAAATTACTTACAGTAGTAACATAGTCGTTACTGTCAGCTATGAGCATCTTAAGTTTTTTTCCTCTTATTGCAGGAATGCTTATTCCTCCAGGACCATCTTCTAACAGATAATTTCCGGTCAAATTGTTTTAAGACACTGCTGGAACTTCGAACTTCCACCAGTTCCTTATATTTCCATGTTTGGTAATAATGAATTGCACAGTAAAGAACTCTAGTTATGTGCTTATAAACCTTAATGATGCAAATTTCTACAAAAATAGGCATAAGAAAAATGTGGGATTGGGATGTCATCGGTTGTTGACCAAACAGAAACACATGAATGTGTCAGAATGGCCCTTAAGAAAGCTACTTGTGAATTTTGCTGGAGTTTGAATAGAGATGTCTGCAGTAAGAATGATTTTTCCATGAGGCCAAGCTCATGTCACAAGTTCTTACAAATGTAAAAGAGCCTAACTATTTCCATTTGCACAGCAACTGCAGCTATTTATTAATATAAAGTTTTACAAGCCCGACAGATTAAATATGAAGATATCTATGCGAAGAGTTGGAACTTGAATAGTCCAAAAAACTGGAATATCACACGCTTCATTTCAAGTTCTCATGCTATATCTTGGAAATCAACAAAATCATGTACATAACATTGTGAACCAGAAAACAAGGTGTGCATTTTCATTTAGTTGAAACATAAATACCACGACCAGGCACCTATTCCTAATCTAAGAATGCCACTAATGTCACCTGACCAATATCACGATGCATCCCAAAAAGATATAGAAGGGAAGATCAAGGGCATATGAGGAATACCGAATACTTGAGGTTTTGCTCATATGACGGGTGAATTTATTATAACTATGAGCAAACCAGTCTGTTTTGATTTCTGTGCAATAGGGTTTCTGCTAAATTTATGTGAACAGAATTTCATCATGTATACAATTTATATAACTGAACCCCATATAACTATATGAGTAATGATATAACGACAAACTACAATATAGGAAATGCAAATTTAAGTGCAATATATTTAGAGTTTAGTTTAACAGGTGCAACAAATGAAGCCATTCTTCTTTTAAAGACAACAAGAAAGAACTAGTTATGTTAAGCACGCTCATCCAAGCTAAAGATTACAGGGTTAGTACTAGGACTCTCATTCATTTGCATGGAAAAGGAAAATTTAGAATGATTATCCTTTTGTGCTAGGCTCAAAATTGAGGGATGGATCCTTCTATTTAGTTCGCGAGGCGGATTAAGGAAAGTCTGTTTTATACCCCTCAAGTTTtcctgtagttcaaatttccagAAGAATAGAGGGGGTCCTTTATTCATATTTCAGGCTTATGGGCTTCTTAGGCCAGTTTAGAACCAGCAACAAGGAGAGCATACACAGAAGCGTAAGTGCATTGAAATTAAATTTATCCAGCAAGAAGAATTAAGTAGCAAGTACTCACAAGGCGAAGAAGTGTCCGTCGTTCCCTCTCCCTAGCATATCTGATGGCCTATTAAACAATTCACTGGTCAGCACAAAACAAATGGATTTCTCAAGGTTCACAACAATCCTCTTCCAATATAGAAGAATCAAACCTCCTCTAGTTCTTTGCGCTCACTGTTTGCTTCCTCAGCATCCCTACAAGACAACACTGAATCATTACAAcacgtaaaataaaataaaacaaggttcaaattccagttaCAGTGTAGCTACACCAGTGCTAGTGTAACAATAAAATGAAATAGCGGGGATCACCTTCCAACAAGATGCTTAACAGAGGTGCAGCACTTGGCACAAATCCCAAGCTCCTTGGAGCAACCTGCATTGAGCAGAGATCACACATATCAGTGACAATCAAACGGCACACTAGCACCACCGTAACAAGAGACACCGCCGAGGAGCCGAAATTCACCTGTGCAGACGTTGTGGTATGCCTGCCGGACGTTTCGTTTACTGCACTTCTGGCTGCAAAAACAAAAAGGAAACCATAAGCATCCATTGCTATCCCCTCTTACAACCGTTCCCAAATACTATGCGGTGACCAGTCCGGCAAGAAAGCTACCATTTTGCAGGCTCAACAATCGGCTTGTACTTGccgtatctgcaaaagaagagacgaACAGATCGGACCGAGGAACACAAGTAAACCAACGACCTAATAATGAATGAATATAACTAAGGGGGGGAGAACCCCATACTTGCGCTTCCAGTCGATTTGGTCCCGGCAGCGCTGGCAGACGCCGGTGATCTCCGACAGAGGCCGGAACCTGCCCCCGGGCTCCTGCGCGAGCAGCGGCGATGATTGCGGCGGTTAGGTCCCACAAGAACGGAAAAGAGAAGACTGGGAAGGGAGGCGGGTCGCCGGCTTACGGTCTCGTTGATCTTCCGGCCGAGGTTGGGCTTCCATGCGTAGGTGTTCTGGTGCTTCGGGGGACCAGCTCGCTTcgacatctctctccctctctccgctTCGCGCCGCCGCCGGGAGTCCCTCTCCGCTTACCCCTAAAACCTCGCTGCGGCGGCTGCGTATCCCTGTGGCTACCTGTATAATCGTGTGGGATCCAACAACTACGTCTAATGGGCGTCGGCCCAAGCCTGGAGCGAGATTAAACTCGCACTTGGGCTCCGGAAAACATGGCCCAATAGTCGCACGGCCCATTTGTTCCAGTCAGTGATATAGACTGCCGGTGGACCCCCACCTCCCCCCATAGTCGGAGATCGGAAGGGAATCAAAACCGTACCGGCGGCTACCGCCCGAGGTCGGGGAGTCGGCGGCGGAGACAGGCAGCCAACCCGTGCCTTGGTGGAAGCAGAAATGGCGATGCGGAGGAGGCTGCCGCAGTTCCAGGCCCTCCTCGCGCAGCAAGCCGTCCGCAGCGCCATCCCCAAACCCAGACCCCTAGCCAACCCCCACAGCCGCCTCCTCCACTGCCCCTCCACGCCAGCAGCCGCCTGCCGCTCGCCGCTGTCCCACTCCCTCTGGCGCAGCCCAGGAAGCGCCGGGACGCTCCTGCCGGTGAGCGCGGCGGCCGTTGCGGCGGCCGCCCGGGCCGCCGCCAAGCGGTGGCTGACCGCGCGCGCCGCCGGGTCGCTTGAGCTCTTCTCGCTGCAGCGGAGGCGGTCCTCGGACTTGCTCTCTTCGTCCTCCACATTCCTCCGCCGCGTACCCTGGTGAGGTTTTGGCTGGTGGTACGTCTTAATTACATGGAGTTTTGGGTTGTTTGGTCATTTTGGTTTTCGTGTCTCCTAAAGGGGGCGCTGGCTACCATCAGCGGACGGGATGGTGTTGATGCTTATGGGCGCGAATGTGGCCGTCTACATGCTCTGGCACATGGCCAGTCCGGATTTCATGAGGGATCATTTCTCGGTTAGTGATCAATCAAAGGGACCTTGCTTTGATTTCACAAGTGGTTGTTGAAGTGTAATTTGATGAATGTTGCGATGAGCAGATTTCGCTGGACAATCTCAAGAGCGGGCGGTTGCACACATTGCTCACTAATGCCTTCAGCCACTATGACTCAGGTCACCTCTTCGGCAATATGATGGGTCTCTACTTCTTCGGTTCAAATGTAAGAAGTTCACTCTTTGTCCATTGTTGCATTGCGGAAACATGCTTTGTATGTGATATGAGTACAATGCACATACATACATACCCAGTTTCCCCTTAGTGCACCACCTTGTGGTAAAACATCAAACATGCTCACCTACACTTCCTGAAAATCCAATGTAAAAGGTGTGTAACACACTATTTACTTCCCCAACCATGTCACATTAGCTTATCTATGTTCTTTTCACACCAACATCATCTTGTTGAAGTTAAAACTGAGACATGAACAAGGAATAGTCGCAATAATGTATGGTTAATAAAATGCTTTTGTGCACTGGACCCTTCTGTTGGATTAGAATACTAGTTGCCAACCCGCGTGCCTGCAGGGGCTAGCGACTTTGAAACGaattcacaaagaagttttggattaACTTTACTATGGATGGAAGCTTGTAGGAAGTAGAAACATAAAATTAGATAACTTACAAGCATTATAAAAATATGTTATTAAAAAATTCTGCATCATTAGTTTGTTAATAACCACATGGTAAAATAATTATATTTATGTGTTTAATTTCTGATTAGCTTTGAGCATGTGTCCTTTATTTCCAATCTACCTGTGTCATTTTCCAGTTGTATACTTGTGTTGCGGTTATAAGCAATTGTTTCACCAAAATTGTGGTGCCTGATCAATGTATCTTGTTGAGACTCATGTTTTCGAAATTAATatattactagcaaaagagcctgtgcgttgcaacgggagaaaaagatACCACATGCCCGCAAGGCCGTAACCCAATAAGCATGAGTCAAGACCCCAATAGGTCCATGTTCTTTATTTCAACATGACATCCCATCTGTGTTGCCGTTTGTCCGTCGTCCCATTCTCGCATACGATGATCATAGTGCTTACAGAATTACAACGCGTTTGAATGTGGTAATCCTAAGCCATCTCACTCTTGGCATAAGATTAGTTTTTCTCTCTCTTGCTAGGTTTCTTTCGTCTCCAATTTTGTTTGTCTAGGTGTTCACTTGTAATCCAGATTGGTGCTGGTACGAAAGAAAGACGGATCGTGCGCTATTGATTAAAGTTGCACTCTAAATAGCATTTTAAAAATGGTTAagaggtaaaataacatcatattcggattctacacatttttctaaccAAATTTCATATATATCATGTTAAAATTGGAATTATGGTTTAAAAGATGTGCataattaaaaaaaattgttcTAGGTGGACTGCAGGTTAATTACCATAAAAGACATGGTGGTTTTGTAAAAAAAGCAAAAATGATTCGTTTTGTCACTTAAAAGTATATTGTGGGTTAATTACCTGAAAGTGTAGGTTTTTTTGGTAAAATCAGAAAAACAATTCGTTTTGCCACTTAAAATAGGACTGTgggttgattctttgaaacataaggggtttttctgtaaaaatgCATGATGGATGGGCAGAAACACAAGTcccgttatatatatatatatatatatatatatatatatatatatatatatatatggtaacgctattctaagagcatctccagctgttGGGCCctagggggcgcctaaaatcgccgcctgggggtgagccggcgcaaaaattgggcctgggggcgagttggtccccagctgccggccccagggccgcccccaggcgcgttttaaaataaaagaagtatagcacagttcggcgaagttcggctataaacacgataaatttcggccaaacacgataaatttcggcacagttcggcgaagttcgcggattttcattgcatagcacatatataaactaatctaaaaaaaactggctgaagtcgccgccgtcgctgcaatcgtcgtcgtcggccttctcctcctttgacgcgggcgcccctgctggacccctccccGGCGTCGCCTTGGCAGACtggtggcggcgcgtcgtcgtcgttgggcggcgcactggcgctccttcgccttctccaggcgctccttctccatcgctatggagtctctgcgcgcccattccagggctgcgtcgtcgtcgtcgagcttCGTCGTCGGCGCGACTGGCTCCTTCACCggtgcgagccccggctccgtcttcaccggcgcgaaccccggctccgtctttggcttgacgaagcgcggaggaggagccgatGAGGAGGCGCGCCGACTGCCCTCGTTGATGGCGATGTCGGCGCTACGAGTGCGCCGGccaagcggcgtctccgccgcgggcccgaccttgacgccgagcagggccggagtaccggaggagtgcgatgaagatcgcaaggaggaagaagaggaggaggacccgaacctccttggcgcccatggcccggcgcgtcggtgctgtgccggggcggccaccctcgccgggtacgccaacggcgggtcgttgccgccctcgaggtacgtcagcacgccctcgagtgtgcggccggggacgctatgacgcccccgatttaatcgtacactaatcatgcacgcaaatgtgtacgatcaagatcagggactcacgggaagatatcacaacacaactctaaacataaataagtcatacaagcatcataatacaagccaggggcctcgagggctcgaatacaagtgctcgatcatagacgagtcagcggaagcaacaatatctgagtacagacataagttaaacaagttgccataagatggctagcacaaactgggatacggatcgaaagaggcgcaggcctcctgcctgggatcctcctaactactcctggtcgtcgtcagcgggcagcacgtagtagtaggcaccttcggtgtagtaggagtcgtcgtcgacggtggcgtctggatcctgggctccaacatctggttgcgacaaccaggtagaagggatagggggaaaagagggagaaagcaaccgtgagtactcatccaaagtactcgcaagcaaggagctacactacatatgcatgggtaaatgtgtaaagggccatatcggtggactgaactgcagaaagccagaataagagggggatagctaatcctgtcgaagactacgcttctggccacctccatcatgcaacatgtagaagagagtagactgaagtcctccaagtagcatcgcataacataatcctaaccgatgatcctcccctcgtcgccctgtgagagagcgatcaccggttgtatctggcacttgaaagggtgtgttttattaagtatccggttctagttgtcataaggtcaaggtacaactccaagtcgtcctgttaccgaagatcacggctattcgaatagtttaacttccctgcaggggtgcaccacataacccaacacgctcgatcccatttggccggacacacttttctgggtcatgcccggcctcggaagatcaacacgtcgcagccctacctaggcacaacagagaggtcagcacgccggtctaaatcctatggcgcaggggtctgggcccatcgccctttgcacacctgcacgttgcgaacgcggccggaagcagaactagcccccttaatacaagagcaggcttacggtccaatccggcgcgcgccactcagtcgctgccgtcacgaaggcttcggctgataccacgacgtcgagtgcccataactgtccccgcgtagatggttagtgcgtataggccagtagccagactcagatcaaatatcaagatctcgttaagcgtgttaagtatccgcgaatgccgaccagggccaggcccacctctctcctaggtggtctcaacctgccctgtcgctccgcctcaaagtaacaatcgggggccgtcgggaacccaggcccacctctactgggatggagccacctgccccttcagcccccatctccgaacagtatcacaggtaatgtaactgtgtaagtatattgtatatgcccatgatcacctcccgaagtgatcacggcccagtagtatagcatggcaaacggacaagagtgtagggccactgatggaacactagcatcctattctaagcattaggatagcaggtaatggtaacaacagtagtagcaaggacaggctatgcatcagaataggattaacgaaaagcagtaacatactacactactctaatgcaagcagtatagagaagagtaggcgatatctggtgatcaaaagggggggcttgcctggttgctctggcaagagagaggggtcgtcaacaccgtagtcgtactgggtagcagcggcgtcggtctcggtgtctagcgagagaagagggggaagaaacaataaatataatgcaaacaaatgcatgacaatgcatgacatgacaaagcgtggtgctaggtgtgccctaacgcggtacgaggtggtaccggtgaaggggggaaacatccgggaaagtatccccggtgtttcgcgttttcgggcagaggagccagagggggaaagttgcgagttcgataggttagggaggtgtggcggacgaacgggttgcgtatccggaatcgtctcgacattctgagcaactttcatgttgaaaatattttaatccgagttacggattaaaagatatgattttctaaagattttattaatttctggaatttaattaattatttaaattaattcgaaaaacagattaatgacatcagcatgatgtcatgctgacatcagcagtcaacagagttgacttggtcaacctgaccagtgggtccagtggggcccacctgtcatacgctGTTTATGTTAATTAGGGTTTAATTTACCTAACtaattgattagattaattaactggattaattaacttaattaattaattaattaaataattaaatatatTTAATTAGTtactattactattattattattcatcattttttttgttttggggCGGGGCCCGTTGTCATAGGCCCAGGGGGCCTATCGGGCGCGGTTAACGGGCGTGCGCCCGTGCAAGGGCACGGGGCAACAGGGGCGTCGGCGAGGCCGTAGCCCGGCACGGTGGTGCAAGGCCGTGGCCTCGGAGAGGCCAGCAGGGGGCACGGGCGCGGCGCGGCCTGGGGCCAGGCGCGCGACGGCGGTCGACGGCGGCGNNNNNNNNNNNNNNNNNNNNNNNNNNNNNNNNNNNNNNNNNNNNNNNNNNNNNNNNNNNNNNNNNNNNNNNNNNNNNNNNNNNNNNNNNNNNNNNNNNNNNNNNNNNNNNNNNNNNNNNNNNNNNNNNNNNNNNNNNNNNNNNNNNNNNNNNNNNNNNNNNNNNNNNNNNNNNNNNNNNNNNNNNNNNNNNNNNNNNNNNNNNNNNNNNNNNNNNNNNNNNNNNNNNNNNNNNNNNNNNNNNNNNNNNNNNNNNNNNNNNNNNNNNNNNNNNNNNNNNNNNNNNNNNNNNNNNNNNNNNNNNNNNNNNNNNNNNNNNNNNNNNNNNNNNNNNNNNNNNNNNNNNNNNNNNNNNNNNNNNNNNNNNNNNNNNNNNNNNNNNNNNNNNNNNNNNNNNNNNNNNNNNNNNNNNNNNNNNNNNNNNNNNNNNNNNNNNNNNNNNNNNNNNNNNNNNNNNNNNNNNNNNNNNNNNNNNNNNNNNNNNNNNNNNNNNNNNNNNNNNNNNNNNNNNNNNNNNNNNNNNNNNNNNNNNNNNNNNNNNNNNNNNNNNNNNNNNNNNNNNNNNNNNNNNNNNNNNNNNNNNNNNNNNNNNNNNNNNNNNNNNNNNNNNNNNNNNNNNNNNNNNNNNNNNNNNNNNNNNNNNNNNNNNNNNNNNNNNNNNNNNNNNNNNNNNNNNNNNNNNNNNNNNNNNNNNNNNNNNNNNNNNNNNNNNNNNNNNNNNNNNNNNNNNNNNNNNNNNNNNNNNNNNGGGCAGCACCGGGTGGCGGGGCGCGACCGTCGGGGCGGCGTCAGGGGCAGCGGCCTCGGGCGCTGGGGGGTTCGATCCCGcccccagatcggatcgggagagggggagaggagtggGGGTGCGAGTGGGGCGACGGGGTGGGGTTAGGGTTCGGTCGTGGGGATaaggggtggccggttgggccggttcGACCAGGCCGGCGGAAGTGGCCAGCTGGGTCGGTTGGCCCAGTCGGGCCAGGGGcacttttccttttctttgtttttttttgttttccccttttgtattttcttttagtatttcttttctgtttaattcatttaaaagtatttaggcattttataaaaatgtgtttacttcaccataattaccgatgcaataatagacatagcccgaacattttattttaatatttaaaaacttttatcgtttgacttatttaggatttaaatttAAAACGTCTTGAATAaacccgagattaattacagtgacagaggtgacgtgtcaccattaacgtgagatcaCTGTAGCGTGATTATCCGGATGTTAcagacgccccaccacaggtggcgcccctcgctgttcttcagaCCGCCGgccaccggcgcgccgttggtggacgccaagcgctgctgctggcggcgctcgaagtacgccgcccaagccgcgtggttgtcggcggcgtactaggGGAGGGAGAGCTGGGTGTCGGTGAGGGAGGCACGCACGACCTCGACCTCCCCGGCGAAGTATTTGGGCTTcaccacggcgtcgggcaacgggggaatgggcactcccccgtcgctgagtctccaccccgtcggcccgacgcgcatgtccggcggccccGGGATGttcgagccaggactcctgttcgcggagcgaacggcggccgaagccgttggccgccgcctcgtctctggGGAAATGCtctgccatggcgacgggctcgggagaggtagagagggagagggaggggctgggcggtggcgaggggcggggctgggcggcggcgaggggcggggctggtgtgggcacaggcgagtgaggccaccggctatatagccgcgccgcgcccgtgtgtacgcgtgcgagggaggggaggtgtcggcgcgccgtcccgtgacgcgccgtccg
The Triticum dicoccoides isolate Atlit2015 ecotype Zavitan chromosome 3A, WEW_v2.0, whole genome shotgun sequence genome window above contains:
- the LOC119269086 gene encoding uncharacterized protein C9orf85 homolog; protein product: MSKRAGPPKHQNTYAWKPNLGRKINETEPGGRFRPLSEITGVCQRCRDQIDWKRKYGKYKPIVEPAKCQKCSKRNVRQAYHNVCTGCSKELGICAKCCTSVKHLVGRDAEEANSERKELEEAIRYARERERRTLLRLMNKNKDEESGTSVPKIADRDREGDLFPVASLDEYAEQAVQKDESDEEDARDFVKD
- the LOC119269087 gene encoding RHOMBOID-like protein 12, mitochondrial; its protein translation is MAMRRRLPQFQALLAQQAVRSAIPKPRPLANPHSRLLHCPSTPAAACRSPLSHSLWRSPGSAGTLLPVSAAAVAAAARAAAKRWLTARAAGSLELFSLQRRRSSDLLSSSSTFLRRVPWGRWLPSADGMVLMLMGANVAVYMLWHMASPDFMRDHFSISLDNLKSGRLHTLLTNAFSHYDSGHLFGNMMGLYFFGSNISSAFGPAFLLKLYIAGALVGSTFFLVDKAFIAPRRQIYAGWDVLRSNALGASAAVNAIMLLHIFLKPKGLIYLYMVIPVPAALVGVAWIGLDLWRVNKGQSQTSGASHLGGTLVAALMWARIRKGWI